The Candidatus Mycosynbacter amalyticus genome contains the following window.
GCACTGTCGAAAATTTCTTCGACATTACGACTCGTCTTGCCGATATATTCATTGAGTAGTTCACTGCCCTTCACGCTTTGGAACGTTGCTCCGCTCTCGTCTGCAAAAGCTCTCATGAGTGAAGATTTACCTGTTCCTGGGGGCCCTTGCAATATGAAAGCTGGTATAGGGACCCGGAGTTGCTTGGCTAGTTCTGGGTTTTTGAAACGCTTTACGTATCGTTTGAGCTCCTGCTTTGCAGCGAACATGCCCCCTATTGTTTCAAACGCGTCATGAGTATCATGGTCTATCAGCTCGTCTGCATGGTGAACATCGGGTGTGGCTGGAGCTGGAATTTCTGGCGGATCACTCACGCGAATGTGGATTTGCTCTCGCTTGTGAAGTGGAGTATCAATCTGCCCGTCAAATATCTCGATGATTGCATCCTGAGTTGTTCCCCATATCGAGATGAAATCTTCTAGCTCACTTTCTGTGAGCTGAGGAGAGGTAGCGAATGCCGGCGCATTATCTTGAGCTAGGCCGTTTAGTAATTCAGTACGGGTCAACGAAGTGATGTCGATATGAGATTGATCTATCGTGCTCCATCCTTTGATACAAAATGCGCGGTAGCTATCTGGGTTGGACACATAGAGGCTATCGGTGTCGTGGGGTGCTACATGCACCTCAAGCCCTTGATTGAGGAGCTGTGCCGAGAGTTGTGCAAAGAGAGGGCTGCGCCAGCTACGGGCAGGTTTCGTAACGAGCGGATCGCAATTTAGCTGTGCGTTTAGTGCGGTATATCCATCGGGGTGTTTACTGTGCCAAGCATAACTTTTTTTGATAGACCCTTGCTCAAGCCCATGTGCAATAAATTCACTCTGGGACAATGCATCTATATGCTCAGCATAACGGGCAGGTTCAAATATTGTAATATCACAGGTATTGAATTCGACTCTGCTATTTCCAGGGGGTGTGTTAAAAGCTCTCTCACTCATATTACGGTCACTATACTGCGATTTGATGTTTAGTACAAGAAAATACTCACAATTTCTGTGAGTATTTTCTGTAGGTGGGATATCAGTTACGCTGTGACTAGCTTCTTTTCTTCGAGGGCTTTTTGGAGCTTTGGTCGGTCGAAGCCAAGGATGACCTCGCCGTCGATATCGGTGACAGGCACGCCCTGGAAGTTGCCACCGAGTTTGCTCATGAGTTCCTCATAGGCTGCTTTGTCTTCCTCGATATCTTTTGCGTCAAACTCGACGCCAAGCTTCTCGAGCCACTGCTTTTCGGTGCTGCAAAACGCGCACCAAGTAGTACTATAGATAGTTACTTTGCTCATAGTCCTCCT
Protein-coding sequences here:
- a CDS encoding ATP-binding protein, encoding MSERAFNTPPGNSRVEFNTCDITIFEPARYAEHIDALSQSEFIAHGLEQGSIKKSYAWHSKHPDGYTALNAQLNCDPLVTKPARSWRSPLFAQLSAQLLNQGLEVHVAPHDTDSLYVSNPDSYRAFCIKGWSTIDQSHIDITSLTRTELLNGLAQDNAPAFATSPQLTESELEDFISIWGTTQDAIIEIFDGQIDTPLHKREQIHIRVSDPPEIPAPATPDVHHADELIDHDTHDAFETIGGMFAAKQELKRYVKRFKNPELAKQLRVPIPAFILQGPPGTGKSSLMRAFADESGATFQSVKGSELLNEYIGKTSRNVEEIFDSAFASKQSVVLCFDEIDRYLKADNHREFVNATKTFGQKIEEAAHYPHVLIAATMNASPDQLVSSIVRPGRMKVIEISSPNEYELADIWRAQLNDNLQICYTGPDSESPIYVFEQPLESISEVTSGSTYDPIRLGELSSGMTGADIHHILATLREDAMDYIVDYETVRQIKPADVQTAVARYRADGFRPNTD
- a CDS encoding glutaredoxin domain-containing protein, with product MSKVTIYSTTWCAFCSTEKQWLEKLGVEFDAKDIEEDKAAYEELMSKLGGNFQGVPVTDIDGEVILGFDRPKLQKALEEKKLVTA